Genomic DNA from Thermus amyloliquefaciens:
GTTCCAGGTCCTCGGGGTAGAGGAGGGCTTCCCCCAGCTGGCCGCTTGGGTGGCGGTAGGTTACCTGCAGGGCCTCCCCCAGGGGGCGCACGTGCTCCACCAGAACGCCTTCCCCGGGCAACAGGCCCAGGAGGCGCACCCCGGGGCGCACCCGCTCGGGGGTCAGGGGAGGTTCGGCGGCCATGAGAACAGCTTAGGGCAAGGGGGTGGGCCCGTGGCGCCCATCTAACCCGGGGCTTTTGTGGAAAACGCCCAGAAGCCTGGGGGCGATTTGCGGGGATGGGGAAGCGGGGGGCGGGAGGATACCCCCCGGTTTATAGCCCTTGACCCTAGACGGAAGGTCAGGGGGGCGTATAGCCTGAGGAACATGTACGAGGGGAAGATCCTCTACGAAGGCCTCACCTTTGACGACGTTCTCCTCCTCCCGGGGTACTCGGAGGTGCTGCCCCGGGAGGTATCGGTGCGGACGCGGCTTACCAAGAAGCTTTACCTCAACATCCCCATCCTCTCCGCGGCCATGGACACGGTGACCGAGGCGGAGATGGCCATCGCCATGGCCCGGGAAGGGGGGCTTGGGGTGATCCACAAGAACCTCAGCGTGGAGGCCCAGGCCAGCATGGTGCGCAAGGTGAAGCGCTCGGAGGCGGGGATGATCCAGGATCCCGTCACCCTGCCCCCCACCGCCACCCTCGAGGACGCCGAACGCCTCATGCGGGAGTACCGCATCGGGGGGCTTCCAGTGGTGGACCTCTACGGGAGGCTTCTGGGCCTGGTGACCAACCGGGACCTGCGCTTTGAGCGCAACCTGAAGCGGCCCGTCACCGAGGTCATGACCCCCTTGGAGCGCCTGGTCACCGCTCCGCCTGGCACCACCCTGGAGGAGGCGGAGGAGATCCTGCGCAAGCACAAGGTGGAGAAGCTTCCCCTGGTGGACGAGGCGGGGAGGCTTAAGGGGCTTCTCACCCTAAAGGACATCGTGAAGCGCAAGCAGTACCCCCACGCCGCCAAGGACCCTCTGGGCCGGCTGCTGGTGGGGGCGGCGGTGGGGGCAAGCCGCGACCTACCCGAGCGGGCGGCCGCCTTGGTGGAGGCGGGGGTGGACGTCTTAGTTTTGGACTCCGCGCACGGCCATTCCAAGGGGATCCTCGAGGCCCTCACCTACCTGAAGGAGACCTTCGGGGACAAGGTGGAGGTCATCGCCGGCAACGTGGCCACCCGGGAGGGGGCCCGGGCCTTGGCGGAACGGGGGGCGGATGCGGTGAAGGTGGGCATCGGCCCCGGCTCCATCTGCACCACCCGGGTGGTGACCGGGGTGGGGGTGCCCCAGATCTCCGCCATCCTCGAGGCGGTGGCGGGGGTAAAGGACCTGGATGTGCCCATCATCGCCGATGGGGGCATCAAGTACACGGGGGATGTGGCCAAGGCCCTGGCGGCGGGGGCCCATTCGGTGATGCTGGGGAGCATGCTGGCGGGCACGGACGAGGCCCCGGGGGAGGAGGTCTTGAAGGATGGGCGCCGCTACAAGCTCTACCGGGGCATGGGCTCCCTGGGGGCCATGCGGCAGGGCTCCGCCGACCGCTACTTCCAGGAGCCGGGCAGGGGAGGGGAGTCCGAGGCCAAGAAGCTGGTGCCCGAAGGGATTGAGGGCATGGTGCCCTATAAGGGCCCCGTGGCCGACGTCCTCTACCAGATCGTGGGGGGCTTGAGGAGCGCCATGGGCTATGTGGGGGCCCCCGATATTGAGACCTTTCGGCAAAAAGCCCGCTTCGTGCGCATGACCATGGCGGGCCTCATCGAAAGCCACCCCCACGACGTGGTGGTGGTTAAGGAGGCCCCCAACTACTCCCGCTAAGGGCTGCTGCCAGGGGGGTGCCGCGAGGATGGGGCTTCGCCCTGACCCATAGGTGGGGAAGAAGGGCATGACCAGAGTCTTTCTGGGGTCCCCGTCGTGGCGCAAGCCAAGACGGGGCACTCAGTCTCTGAAGAGCTTCTCAAAAGCCTCCCCGCCTCCCCGCTTGCGGGCCAGGCGGTAGGTGCCCTCCTTTTCCTCCAGCTTTCCCTCCGTCACCAGGGCCTTCAGGGTGTCCTCCAGCTCCTTTTTGGAGAAGGCTTCCCCCTCTTCGTCCAAATAGCGCTGGATTTCCTTGAAGGTGGCGAAGCGCAACGCCTCCACTGCCCGCATGACCCAAGCCCTGCGATCCATGCCACCATCCTATCCCCTTTGCCCGTGGCATCCTGGGCCTATGGACCCTTACCGGGAATACCAGGATTACGTGGTGGCCTCGAGGCTCCTCGTGGCCCTGGGCCTTTCCCGGGAAGTGCTCTCTTTGGCCCAGTATGCCCGGCTTCGCCTTAAGCGGATGGAGCTGGTCCAGAAGGGGTGGATGGGCCGCTTGGAAAGCTTGGATGAGCGCTTGCGGTATGGCTTCTTCAGCAATCCCCTAAAGCTCAAGGAGTTCCTCAAGCGCACCGCGCATGCCCCCTTTTGGGCCTCCCCCCTGGCCTTTGAGGCCCTGCTGTTCCCCGAGGAGCAGGCCCGCCTGGCCTACCCGGGGCAGGCGGGGGAGTACTACCTGGGCTGGCTCAGGCTACCCCACCTCCTCATGGACCCCCTGGCCTTTGAGGAGGCCCTGAGGGAACAGGAGGCCCGGGCCCAGGCCCTTCCCCTCTTCCTCAACGCCTTCCACCGGGTCCCCGGCCCTTGAGGCCCGCCTGGCCTCAGGCCTCCTCCTCTAGAAGGGGGAGGCGCACCCGAAAACGGGTTAGGCCGGGCCGGCTTTCCACGGTGATCTCCCCCCCATGGGCCCTGGCGATGGCCTGGGCGATGGCCAGGCCCAGCCCGGTGCCCCCCCGGGTCCCCGGGCGAAGCGCTCAAACAGGCGGGGAAGGAGTTCCTCCGGGATCCCAGGGCCGTGGTCCTCCACCTCCAAGAGGGCGTTTTCCCCCTCCCGCCTGAGGCGCACCCAGACCCCTTCCCTTCCCGCGGCCCGCACCGCGTTGGCGATGAGGTTTCGGAGCATTTGCAAAAGCCGGTCCGGGTCCCCGAGCACCTCCAGGGCCTCCCCTTGGAAGGCCACCCCGTACTCCCGGGCGGCCTCCTCCCCTAGGGCTTTGAGGTCCACGATATGGGGGTTTAGGGTGCGCTCCGCCTCCCCCCGGGCCAGGGAGAGGAGGTCCCCCACCAGGCGGCGCATCCTCTCTGCGGTGGCCTCCATGGTGCGGAGGGCCTCGAGGTCCTGCGGGTTCCTCTTGAGGCGCTCCAGGTGGCCAAGAAGCACGGTGAGGGGGGTTCGGAGCTCGTGGCTGGCCTCGGCCAGGAAGGCCCGTTCCTTTTCCTTGGCCTCCTTTAGGGCGAAGAGGAGGCCGTTCACCGCCTCCACCATGCGGCCCAACTCGTCCTTGGGAAGGCGCAGGGGCACCGGGTCCAGGCGCCCGGGGTTACGCTGGGCGATCTCCCTGGCGGCCTCCTCCAGGGGCCTGGCGGTGAGCCGGGCGGTGAGGTAGACCAGGGCCGTGCCCAGGGGGAAAAGCAGGAAGAAGGCCTCGAGGAGGGCCTGCCTCAAGGCCCTTTGCGCCAGGTCTATGGGGGCGGTGTCCTGGGTCAGGGCGAGAAGGCCCAAGGGGGTGCGCACCAAGGCGGCGGCGAAGCCCCTTTGCCAGATGACC
This window encodes:
- the guaB gene encoding IMP dehydrogenase translates to MYEGKILYEGLTFDDVLLLPGYSEVLPREVSVRTRLTKKLYLNIPILSAAMDTVTEAEMAIAMAREGGLGVIHKNLSVEAQASMVRKVKRSEAGMIQDPVTLPPTATLEDAERLMREYRIGGLPVVDLYGRLLGLVTNRDLRFERNLKRPVTEVMTPLERLVTAPPGTTLEEAEEILRKHKVEKLPLVDEAGRLKGLLTLKDIVKRKQYPHAAKDPLGRLLVGAAVGASRDLPERAAALVEAGVDVLVLDSAHGHSKGILEALTYLKETFGDKVEVIAGNVATREGARALAERGADAVKVGIGPGSICTTRVVTGVGVPQISAILEAVAGVKDLDVPIIADGGIKYTGDVAKALAAGAHSVMLGSMLAGTDEAPGEEVLKDGRRYKLYRGMGSLGAMRQGSADRYFQEPGRGGESEAKKLVPEGIEGMVPYKGPVADVLYQIVGGLRSAMGYVGAPDIETFRQKARFVRMTMAGLIESHPHDVVVVKEAPNYSR